Proteins found in one Geomonas subterranea genomic segment:
- a CDS encoding glutamate-5-semialdehyde dehydrogenase, whose product MSEVHMSVAEQIRSIAAEARQASFAMAKLSSAVKNELLLDMAQGLVGNAEEIIAENQKDLEAGKERGLSSAMLDRLMLNEARIKGMADAIREVAALPDPVGEVTGMWKRPNDLMVGKMRIPLGVIGIIYESRPNVTSDAAALCLKSGNAVVLRGGSEAIHSNLAIATVLKNELAKRNIPAAALSLIPFTEREGVTEMLKQEEFIDVIIPRGGESLIRFVVENSKIPVIKHYKGVCHVFVDASADFEMAREIIINAKVQRPGVCNALETLLIHKDIAESFVPFIYQALDAQKVELRGDETFRRFAPQAVPATEDDWYAEYLELILAARVVDGLDAAIDHINRYCSLHTESIITGDYANAQRFIREVNSGVVMVNASTRFSDGNQLGLGAEIGISTTKLHSFGPMGLTDLTTTKFIVYGSGQVRP is encoded by the coding sequence CTGTCGGAGGTACACATGTCAGTTGCCGAACAGATCCGCAGCATAGCAGCCGAGGCCCGGCAGGCCTCCTTCGCCATGGCGAAACTCTCTTCCGCCGTGAAGAACGAGCTTCTTCTGGACATGGCGCAGGGGCTTGTGGGCAACGCCGAGGAGATCATCGCGGAGAACCAGAAGGACCTCGAGGCCGGCAAGGAGCGGGGGCTTTCTTCCGCGATGCTGGACCGCCTCATGCTGAACGAGGCCCGCATCAAAGGCATGGCCGACGCCATCCGCGAGGTAGCCGCGCTTCCCGACCCGGTGGGCGAGGTGACCGGCATGTGGAAGCGCCCCAACGACCTGATGGTCGGCAAGATGCGCATCCCGCTTGGCGTCATCGGCATCATCTACGAGTCCCGCCCGAACGTCACCTCCGACGCGGCCGCCCTCTGCCTGAAGAGCGGCAACGCCGTGGTGCTGCGCGGCGGCTCCGAGGCGATCCACTCGAACCTCGCCATCGCCACCGTCCTCAAGAACGAGCTGGCCAAGCGCAATATCCCTGCTGCTGCACTCTCCCTGATCCCGTTCACGGAGCGCGAGGGGGTCACCGAGATGCTAAAGCAGGAGGAGTTCATCGATGTGATCATCCCGAGAGGGGGCGAGAGCCTGATCCGCTTCGTGGTGGAGAACTCGAAGATCCCGGTCATCAAGCACTACAAGGGGGTCTGCCACGTCTTCGTGGACGCCTCCGCCGACTTCGAGATGGCGCGCGAGATCATCATCAACGCCAAGGTGCAGCGCCCCGGCGTCTGCAACGCCCTGGAGACGCTGTTGATCCACAAGGACATCGCGGAGAGCTTCGTCCCCTTCATCTACCAGGCGCTCGACGCGCAGAAGGTGGAGCTGCGCGGCGACGAGACCTTCCGCCGCTTCGCTCCGCAGGCCGTGCCGGCCACCGAGGATGACTGGTACGCCGAGTACCTGGAGCTGATCCTGGCCGCGCGCGTGGTGGACGGGCTGGACGCCGCCATCGACCACATCAACCGCTACTGCTCGCTGCACACCGAGTCGATCATCACCGGCGACTACGCCAACGCCCAGCGCTTCATCCGTGAGGTCAACTCCGGCGTGGTGATGGTGAACGCCTCGACCCGCTTCTCCGACGGCAACCAGCTGGGTCTGGGGGCCGAAATCGGCATCTCTACGACCAAGCTGCACTCCTTCGGCCCGATGGGGCTCACCGACCTGACCACGACCAAGTTCATCGTGTACGGCTCGGGGCAGGTGCGGCCTTAA
- the nadD gene encoding nicotinate-nucleotide adenylyltransferase, whose amino-acid sequence MKTGILGGTFNPIHNAHLRIAEEARDLFQLDRVVFIPAAAPPHKPQVGELSFACRLEMVRLAVAGNPCFELSDMEAVRGGRSYSVDTLRQLRAEHPGDELFFIVGADSFNDISTWHQYEAIFSMCNIISVQRPGSTIASLTQALPVAISGEFCYDSAAKRLNHSSGHCVYALDGVLLDISSSHIRQLVKAGRSIRYLLPEAVEHYIKEQGLYVDAR is encoded by the coding sequence ATGAAAACGGGGATACTGGGGGGTACTTTCAACCCCATCCATAATGCGCACCTGCGTATCGCCGAGGAGGCGCGCGACCTGTTCCAGCTGGACCGGGTCGTCTTCATCCCGGCTGCCGCACCGCCGCACAAGCCGCAGGTGGGGGAACTCTCCTTCGCCTGCCGCCTCGAGATGGTCCGCCTCGCGGTCGCCGGCAACCCCTGCTTCGAACTCTCCGACATGGAGGCGGTGCGCGGCGGACGCTCCTATTCGGTGGACACGCTGCGCCAGTTGCGCGCCGAACATCCCGGGGACGAGCTTTTCTTCATAGTCGGGGCGGACTCCTTCAACGACATCTCCACCTGGCACCAGTACGAGGCGATCTTCAGCATGTGCAACATCATCAGCGTGCAGCGCCCCGGCTCCACCATCGCCAGTCTCACCCAGGCCCTCCCTGTTGCCATAAGTGGGGAGTTCTGCTATGATTCGGCGGCTAAACGCCTGAACCACAGTTCGGGCCACTGTGTCTACGCGCTGGACGGTGTGCTGCTCGACATCTCATCCAGCCATATCCGGCAGCTTGTCAAAGCCGGCCGCTCGATCAGGTATCTCCTTCCGGAGGCCGTCGAGCACTACATAAAGGAACAAGGGTTATACGTTGATGCAAGATAA
- the rsfS gene encoding ribosome silencing factor has product MQDKEVVVPAVERAVKCAAFALDKKALDVKVLEIKNISSIADYLVLATGRSDRQVQAMADSVKQGLKPIDRAIDTEGYDEGRWVVVDFGDVIVHLFQEEVRKIYNLDDLWNRAPQIEIPEEYLWEHKEK; this is encoded by the coding sequence ATGCAAGATAAGGAAGTAGTAGTACCGGCAGTGGAACGCGCCGTGAAATGTGCGGCTTTCGCGCTCGACAAGAAGGCGCTCGACGTCAAGGTGCTCGAGATCAAGAACATCTCCAGCATCGCGGACTACCTGGTGCTCGCCACCGGGCGCTCGGACCGTCAGGTTCAGGCCATGGCCGACTCGGTCAAGCAGGGGCTCAAGCCCATCGACAGGGCGATCGACACCGAGGGGTACGACGAGGGGCGCTGGGTGGTGGTCGACTTCGGCGACGTGATCGTGCACCTTTTCCAGGAAGAGGTGCGCAAGATATACAACCTGGACGATCTCTGGAACAGGGCGCCGCAGATCGAGATTCCCGAGGAATACCTCTGGGAGCATAAAGAGAAATGA
- a CDS encoding 23S rRNA (pseudouridine(1915)-N(3))-methyltransferase RlmH, with product MRLKLLWVGKTQESWVRTGIDEYAGRVRRYAPLEILEAREEKGAQAATMRERECERLAKLIPKGGKLVLLDERGEQMSSPELASFLSRNRDQGTQDLVFAIGGAYGFTDGFRAQAFKTISLSRMTLTHQMVRVFLLEQIYRGFTIINGEPYHHE from the coding sequence ATGAGGCTGAAGCTCCTTTGGGTCGGCAAGACCCAGGAGAGCTGGGTCCGCACCGGCATCGACGAGTACGCGGGGAGGGTGAGGCGCTACGCACCGCTGGAGATCCTGGAGGCCCGCGAGGAAAAGGGGGCGCAGGCGGCCACCATGCGGGAGCGCGAATGCGAGCGCCTCGCGAAGCTGATCCCCAAGGGGGGAAAACTGGTACTCCTGGATGAGAGGGGGGAGCAGATGAGTTCCCCGGAACTGGCCTCCTTCCTGTCCAGAAACAGGGACCAGGGGACCCAGGACCTGGTCTTCGCCATAGGCGGGGCCTACGGCTTCACCGACGGTTTCCGGGCCCAGGCTTTCAAGACCATTTCGCTCTCGCGGATGACCCTCACCCACCAGATGGTGAGAGTCTTCCTGCTGGAGCAGATATACCGCGGCTTCACCATCATTAACGGTGAGCCGTACCATCATGAGTAG
- the gpmI gene encoding 2,3-bisphosphoglycerate-independent phosphoglycerate mutase — MPKKPLLLMILDGWGINPEQEANAVAQAKTPNMTRLTAEYPSGQIDGSGLAVGLPSGQMGNSEVGHTNIGAGRVVYQDLTRISKSINDGDFFTNAALVDCMTKVKGGSGRLHLAGLLSDGGVHSHDTHLYALLEMAKREGVSQVFVHCLMDGRDTPPQSGGDYIGRLEREIARLGFGQIATVIGRYYAMDRDNRWDRVEKAYRAIVLGEGNPFASAEAAMKQSYADGVTDEFVLPSVIMSGGAPVGRLSDGDGFIFFNFRSDRAREITRAFTDPQFSGFQREAWPKLSSYVCMTSYDETFGLPVAFGPEDLVNIFPEVISDAGLTQLRIAETEKYAHVTFFFNGGREEAFPGEDRALIPSPKEVATYDQKPEMSAYLVTEELMKRLDEDKYDVIILNFANADMVGHTGIFSAAVQAVEAVDECVGKLVEKVRAKGGITIITADHGNAEMMQDEQGGPHTAHTCDMAPVVLVDDTRKGVKLRTGVLADLAPTMLELLGLPQPPEMTGKSLLAG, encoded by the coding sequence ATGCCGAAAAAGCCTCTGCTCTTGATGATCCTCGATGGCTGGGGGATCAACCCCGAACAGGAAGCCAACGCTGTCGCCCAAGCGAAGACACCCAACATGACCCGGCTCACCGCCGAATACCCTTCCGGCCAGATCGACGGCTCCGGCCTCGCGGTGGGGCTCCCCTCCGGCCAGATGGGGAACTCCGAGGTCGGGCACACCAACATCGGCGCTGGTCGCGTGGTTTACCAGGATCTCACCAGGATCAGCAAATCGATCAATGACGGCGATTTCTTCACCAATGCGGCCCTGGTCGACTGCATGACCAAGGTGAAGGGGGGAAGCGGCAGGCTGCATCTGGCGGGGCTCCTCTCCGACGGCGGCGTGCATTCTCATGATACCCACCTCTACGCGCTCCTCGAGATGGCCAAGAGGGAGGGGGTTTCGCAGGTGTTCGTGCACTGCCTCATGGACGGTCGCGACACCCCGCCGCAGAGCGGGGGCGACTACATCGGGCGCCTGGAAAGGGAGATCGCCCGGCTCGGCTTCGGCCAGATTGCCACAGTGATCGGGCGCTATTACGCCATGGACCGCGACAACCGCTGGGACCGCGTGGAGAAAGCATACCGCGCCATAGTTTTGGGCGAGGGGAACCCCTTCGCGAGCGCGGAAGCCGCCATGAAGCAGAGCTACGCCGACGGGGTCACCGACGAGTTCGTCCTCCCCAGCGTGATCATGTCCGGAGGTGCCCCGGTGGGTAGACTTTCCGACGGCGACGGCTTCATCTTCTTCAACTTCCGCTCCGACCGTGCCCGCGAGATCACCCGCGCCTTCACCGATCCGCAGTTCAGCGGATTTCAGAGGGAGGCGTGGCCCAAGCTCTCCTCGTACGTCTGCATGACCTCCTACGACGAGACCTTCGGCCTCCCGGTCGCCTTCGGTCCGGAGGATCTGGTCAACATCTTCCCGGAAGTGATCAGTGACGCCGGGCTGACCCAGTTGAGGATCGCGGAGACCGAGAAGTACGCCCATGTCACCTTCTTCTTCAACGGCGGCAGGGAGGAGGCCTTCCCGGGTGAAGACCGCGCCCTGATCCCGTCCCCGAAGGAGGTCGCCACCTACGACCAGAAGCCGGAGATGAGTGCGTACCTCGTCACCGAGGAACTCATGAAGCGGCTCGACGAGGACAAGTACGACGTCATCATCCTCAACTTCGCCAATGCCGACATGGTCGGGCACACCGGCATCTTCTCCGCCGCGGTTCAGGCGGTCGAGGCGGTGGACGAATGCGTGGGCAAGCTGGTGGAGAAGGTGCGGGCGAAGGGAGGCATCACCATCATCACCGCCGACCACGGCAACGCCGAGATGATGCAGGACGAGCAGGGGGGACCGCACACGGCCCACACCTGCGACATGGCGCCGGTGGTGCTGGTGGATGACACCAGGAAGGGTGTGAAATTGAGGACCGGTGTCCTCGCCGACCTGGCCCCCACCATGCTTGAGCTGCTCGGTCTGCCGCAGCCGCCGGAGATGACCGGGAAGAGCCTGCTGGCAGGTTAG
- a CDS encoding flavodoxin family protein: protein MKILAINGSPRGMNGTTGRLLEEVLAGAVQAGADIEIVSLSETPIKPCVACDACHKVGICPVKDEYETLKDKLLAADAFILATPNYLLSITAQLKAFLDRCNGLIHLTALEGKYSALVETSGGGGDEEPLEYMQRIVNAMGAQNVGSIGSPGAGPRMFPDQEALFQKARALGKELCDSVREKRSFPEQDCFRLGFKERMSHLIGFMGECWPYEKEYLAQR from the coding sequence ATGAAGATTCTGGCAATCAACGGCAGCCCCCGCGGCATGAACGGCACCACTGGGCGGCTTTTGGAAGAGGTGCTGGCCGGAGCGGTGCAGGCGGGGGCCGACATCGAGATCGTCTCGCTTTCCGAGACCCCGATCAAGCCGTGCGTCGCCTGCGACGCCTGCCACAAGGTGGGCATCTGCCCGGTGAAGGACGAGTACGAAACCCTCAAGGACAAGCTTCTTGCGGCGGATGCCTTCATCCTGGCGACGCCCAACTACCTCCTGAGCATCACCGCCCAGTTGAAGGCGTTCCTGGATCGCTGCAACGGGTTGATCCATCTCACCGCTTTGGAAGGGAAGTACTCGGCCCTGGTCGAAACCTCCGGCGGTGGCGGGGACGAGGAACCGCTTGAGTACATGCAGCGCATCGTCAATGCCATGGGCGCCCAGAACGTCGGCAGCATCGGGTCGCCCGGCGCCGGGCCGCGCATGTTCCCGGACCAGGAGGCGCTGTTCCAGAAGGCCCGCGCCTTGGGCAAGGAACTCTGCGACAGTGTGCGGGAGAAGCGCAGCTTCCCGGAACAGGATTGCTTCCGCCTCGGCTTCAAGGAGCGGATGAGCCACCTGATCGGCTTCATGGGCGAGTGCTGGCCGTATGAGAAGGAATACCTGGCACAGAGGTAG
- a CDS encoding lactate utilization protein: MSNTEELNDWAYAHKCQKAVENLKKNGFDAFYCHDGEEVFHYIVNEAAGAQSVGFGGSLSIADLKLSDKLKGMGKEILNHGLPGLSPEEKLAITRRQLTCDLFLTGSNAVTLSGILVNIDGNGNRAAAMFFGPQKVIVVVGRNKLVDGSIEDAVQRIRTYAAPPNAKRLNLATPCTTTGFCSDCNSPQRICRVTTIIEKKPRNTDIKVLVVNEDMGL, from the coding sequence ATGAGCAACACTGAAGAGTTGAACGACTGGGCCTATGCCCACAAATGCCAAAAAGCGGTGGAAAACCTGAAGAAGAACGGCTTCGACGCGTTCTACTGCCATGACGGCGAAGAGGTCTTCCACTACATCGTGAACGAGGCGGCGGGGGCGCAGAGCGTCGGCTTCGGCGGTTCGCTTTCCATCGCGGACCTGAAACTTTCCGACAAGCTGAAGGGGATGGGGAAGGAGATCCTGAACCACGGCCTGCCCGGCCTTTCTCCGGAGGAGAAGCTCGCCATCACCAGGCGGCAGCTCACCTGCGACCTCTTCCTGACCGGCAGCAACGCGGTCACCCTCTCCGGTATCCTGGTCAACATCGACGGCAACGGCAACCGCGCCGCCGCCATGTTCTTCGGACCGCAGAAGGTGATCGTGGTGGTGGGGCGGAACAAGCTGGTGGATGGCAGCATCGAGGACGCGGTGCAGCGCATCAGGACCTACGCCGCGCCGCCCAACGCCAAGCGGCTGAACCTCGCCACGCCCTGCACCACCACCGGCTTCTGCTCCGACTGCAACTCTCCGCAGCGCATCTGCCGCGTGACCACCATCATCGAGAAGAAGCCCAGGAACACCGACATCAAGGTGCTGGTGGTAAACGAGGACATGGGACTTTAG
- a CDS encoding ComF family protein, whose translation MLFRPLIDLLFPPLCHACKGAIPVTGAEGTPPQPFICAGCLGKISFLESPLCTLCGAPFATDAGSDHVCGACLSHSPFHTCRSAAVLGGPLQDLIHRFKYGGKMHLGDPLGLLAWQRLERFIAQARPDCVVPVPLHRRRLRQRGYNQSQLIGEVLGKKLGVPQVVGNLSRLRWTEPQTGLDAGDRVTNVKGAFGVREPEALAGKRLLLVDDVFTTGSTLGACVDALREVEVAAVVAVTVARGLQQ comes from the coding sequence ATGCTCTTTCGCCCTCTGATCGATCTGCTGTTTCCCCCTTTATGCCATGCCTGCAAAGGGGCCATACCTGTAACCGGGGCGGAGGGAACTCCGCCCCAGCCCTTCATATGCGCCGGTTGCCTCGGCAAGATTTCCTTCCTCGAATCCCCGTTGTGCACCCTCTGCGGGGCCCCCTTTGCCACCGACGCTGGCAGCGACCACGTCTGCGGCGCCTGCCTTTCTCATTCTCCTTTTCACACCTGCCGCTCGGCGGCCGTCCTGGGAGGACCGCTCCAGGACCTGATCCATCGTTTCAAGTACGGCGGCAAGATGCACCTGGGTGACCCCCTGGGGCTGCTGGCTTGGCAAAGGCTGGAGCGATTTATTGCCCAAGCCAGGCCGGATTGCGTGGTTCCGGTGCCGCTGCATCGCAGAAGGCTCAGGCAGCGAGGTTACAATCAGTCGCAGTTGATAGGAGAAGTGCTCGGGAAGAAGCTGGGGGTGCCGCAAGTGGTGGGGAATCTGAGCCGGTTACGCTGGACGGAGCCCCAGACGGGACTGGATGCAGGAGACAGGGTGACCAACGTGAAAGGCGCCTTCGGGGTGCGGGAGCCGGAAGCTCTGGCGGGAAAGCGGTTGCTGCTGGTGGATGACGTCTTCACCACGGGAAGCACGCTGGGGGCCTGCGTCGATGCGCTACGCGAAGTGGAGGTCGCCGCGGTGGTGGCGGTAACGGTGGCGCGGGGGCTCCAGCAGTAG
- a CDS encoding helicase C-terminal domain-containing protein, protein MQKYFSALAIEHLRSAIAEANGNEVFFLGRTDEARIVVTVEPLARGNKDAVPAIMIACSFGDVVIHNHPSGNLTPSQPDIEIASLLGNQGVGFYIVNNDASRANQVVAPFARKVVERLSYPEVEHFYAPDGVLAQALPGYEHRPEQSRMALNLSEAFNEEKVAIVEAGTGTGKSLAYLLPAALWSVRNKERVVVSTNTINLQEQLIQKDIPFLQQHAGVQFRAVLVKGRGNYLCLRKLRVNAADASLFKDETAQELDAIVTWSKKTEDGCRGDLAFIPKDEVWEELCCESDQCGRVKCPEYPRCFFYKARREAAGADLLVVNHALLLADLSVRQETGYDATAILPPFTRLVFDEGHHLEDVATSFLSSQVSRLGLVKLLGKLQHPRKAHRGVLPQLSTQLSAAVPESQDDLYLEIAEVLEGRLIPRRVAVLDAVTRGMDQIGEALFRKLKKDGAEQKLRVTPAIYSTPLWQEVTPHIENMAKELSDYALAMQAFLKGCEKLSDKVLEKLAGPLTDLRGVKGRIECAVDALRFFMAREDEFCRWFELRKGPLVKLCCSPLEVAESIKKAILDRFKTVVLTSATLAIGEKFDFLKHRTGIELLPKERTSELLLPSPFDYAHQALVAVPSDMPEPTSPMFEARLCSHLLDALKISQGRAFVLFTSYDLLIRVFNRLAEPLKGAGLTPMRQGETNRHMLLSKFRNSVNPVLFGTDSFWEGVDVQGRGLELVVITRLPFRVPTEPILEARSEHITAKGGDPFMSYTVPQAVIKFKQGFGRLIRSKEDRGAVLILDSRVLTKNYGKIFLTALHGVSVQKAPEEEICRRLEAFFATPP, encoded by the coding sequence ATGCAAAAATACTTTTCAGCTCTCGCCATCGAGCATCTCCGCAGCGCCATCGCAGAAGCAAACGGCAACGAAGTCTTCTTTTTGGGTCGCACCGACGAGGCGCGCATCGTCGTAACCGTGGAGCCCCTGGCCCGCGGCAACAAGGACGCCGTCCCCGCCATCATGATCGCCTGCTCCTTTGGCGACGTGGTCATTCACAACCACCCGTCCGGCAACCTCACCCCTTCGCAACCTGACATAGAGATCGCGTCGCTCCTGGGCAACCAGGGGGTCGGCTTCTACATCGTCAACAACGACGCCTCGCGCGCGAACCAGGTGGTCGCGCCCTTCGCCCGCAAGGTGGTGGAGCGCCTCTCCTATCCCGAGGTGGAGCACTTCTACGCGCCCGACGGCGTTCTGGCGCAGGCCCTGCCGGGGTACGAGCACCGCCCCGAGCAGAGCCGGATGGCGCTCAACCTCTCCGAAGCCTTCAACGAGGAGAAGGTGGCCATCGTCGAGGCGGGTACCGGGACTGGGAAATCCCTGGCCTACCTCCTTCCCGCCGCCCTCTGGTCCGTGCGCAACAAGGAGCGGGTGGTGGTTTCCACCAACACCATCAACCTGCAGGAGCAGCTGATCCAGAAGGACATCCCGTTTTTGCAGCAGCACGCCGGGGTGCAGTTCCGGGCGGTGCTGGTCAAGGGACGCGGCAACTACCTTTGCCTCAGGAAATTGCGGGTAAACGCCGCCGACGCGTCGCTGTTCAAGGACGAGACCGCTCAGGAACTAGATGCCATCGTGACCTGGAGCAAGAAGACCGAGGACGGCTGCCGCGGCGACCTGGCCTTCATCCCCAAGGACGAGGTCTGGGAGGAGCTTTGCTGCGAGTCGGACCAGTGCGGCCGGGTGAAGTGCCCGGAGTACCCGCGCTGCTTCTTCTACAAGGCACGACGCGAGGCCGCCGGCGCCGATCTCCTCGTGGTCAACCACGCCCTGCTCCTCGCGGACCTCTCGGTGCGCCAGGAAACCGGTTACGACGCCACCGCCATCCTCCCTCCTTTCACCCGGCTCGTTTTCGACGAAGGTCACCACCTCGAGGACGTTGCCACCAGCTTCCTCTCCAGCCAGGTGTCTCGCCTGGGGCTGGTGAAACTTTTGGGCAAGCTGCAGCACCCCAGGAAGGCACACCGCGGCGTGCTGCCGCAGCTCTCGACCCAGCTTTCCGCCGCCGTCCCCGAATCGCAAGACGACCTCTACCTGGAGATCGCCGAGGTCCTGGAGGGGCGCCTGATCCCGAGAAGGGTCGCGGTGCTGGACGCGGTGACGCGCGGCATGGACCAGATCGGCGAAGCGCTGTTCAGGAAGCTGAAGAAGGACGGGGCCGAGCAGAAGCTGCGGGTGACGCCGGCGATTTACAGTACGCCGCTCTGGCAGGAGGTGACCCCGCACATCGAGAACATGGCCAAGGAGCTCTCGGACTACGCCCTCGCCATGCAGGCCTTTCTGAAAGGGTGCGAGAAGCTTTCCGACAAGGTGCTGGAAAAGCTGGCGGGGCCGCTCACCGATCTTCGCGGTGTGAAGGGGAGGATCGAGTGCGCCGTGGATGCCCTGCGTTTCTTCATGGCGCGGGAAGACGAGTTCTGCCGCTGGTTCGAGCTGAGGAAGGGGCCGCTGGTGAAACTCTGCTGTTCTCCGCTGGAGGTGGCCGAGTCCATCAAGAAGGCGATCCTGGACCGCTTCAAGACCGTCGTGCTCACCTCCGCGACCCTCGCCATCGGGGAGAAGTTCGACTTTTTAAAGCACCGCACCGGGATCGAACTGCTCCCCAAGGAACGGACGAGCGAGCTGTTGCTCCCCTCCCCCTTCGACTACGCGCACCAGGCCCTGGTGGCGGTTCCATCCGACATGCCCGAGCCGACCTCCCCCATGTTCGAGGCCCGGCTCTGCAGCCACCTCTTGGACGCGCTCAAAATTTCGCAGGGGCGCGCCTTCGTCCTCTTCACCTCGTACGATCTCCTGATCCGGGTCTTCAACCGCCTCGCCGAGCCACTGAAGGGCGCCGGCCTCACCCCGATGCGCCAGGGGGAGACCAACCGGCACATGCTCCTTTCCAAGTTCCGCAACTCGGTCAACCCGGTGCTCTTCGGTACCGATTCCTTTTGGGAGGGGGTGGACGTGCAGGGGCGGGGGCTGGAACTGGTGGTGATCACCCGGCTACCGTTCAGAGTTCCCACCGAACCGATCCTGGAGGCGAGGAGCGAGCACATCACCGCCAAGGGGGGCGATCCCTTCATGAGCTACACCGTGCCGCAGGCGGTGATCAAGTTCAAGCAGGGGTTCGGAAGGCTGATCCGGAGCAAGGAGGACCGCGGCGCCGTGCTGATCCTGGACTCGCGGGTGCTCACCAAGAACTACGGCAAGATCTTCCTGACTGCGCTGCACGGTGTCAGCGTTCAGAAAGCGCCTGAGGAAGAGATCTGCCGCAGACTAGAGGCCTTCTTTGCAACGCCCCCCTAG
- a CDS encoding TIGR01212 family radical SAM protein (This family includes YhcC from E. coli K-12, an uncharacterized radical SAM protein.), whose translation MQRYNAFSEELKRVFGCKVQRLSVDAGFTCPNRDGSVGTQGCIFCGGKGSGSYGILQGVGVADQLEHAKEVMVRKYKASRFIAYFQSYSNTYAPVEHLRRLYDEALSVPEVVGLIVGTRPDCLPPETLDLLAEYARRCYFWLELGLQSPLDRTLCAINRGHDLASFSAAVSECQKRGIRVCAHIILGLPGESREEMLSGAEFLNRAGVDGVKVHLLHVMRGTRLAELYQAGEVSLLDRDSYVGLVSDFLERLDPRIVVQRLTGDGNRKDLIAPLWSLAKFEVLNCIDHELERRKSRQGSRFCQARSTPEESGPHATPPGGG comes from the coding sequence ATGCAACGCTACAACGCATTTTCTGAAGAGCTGAAGCGGGTGTTCGGCTGCAAGGTGCAGCGGCTCTCGGTGGACGCGGGATTCACCTGCCCCAACCGCGACGGCAGCGTCGGGACGCAAGGGTGCATCTTCTGCGGCGGCAAGGGGTCGGGTTCCTACGGCATCCTGCAGGGGGTGGGGGTGGCCGACCAGCTGGAGCACGCCAAGGAGGTGATGGTCAGAAAGTACAAGGCCTCCCGCTTCATCGCCTACTTCCAGTCCTACTCCAACACCTACGCCCCGGTGGAACACCTGCGCCGGCTCTACGACGAGGCGCTTTCCGTGCCGGAGGTGGTGGGGCTGATCGTCGGCACCCGCCCGGACTGCCTACCGCCCGAAACTCTCGACCTCCTCGCCGAGTACGCCCGGCGCTGCTATTTCTGGCTCGAACTCGGCCTGCAGTCGCCGCTGGACCGCACCCTTTGCGCCATCAACCGCGGGCACGACCTCGCCTCTTTCAGCGCGGCTGTCAGCGAGTGTCAAAAACGCGGCATCAGGGTCTGCGCACATATAATCCTGGGGCTGCCAGGGGAAAGCCGCGAGGAGATGCTCTCCGGCGCGGAGTTTTTGAACCGGGCCGGTGTGGACGGCGTCAAGGTCCACCTCCTGCACGTGATGCGCGGCACCCGCCTGGCTGAGCTGTACCAGGCCGGAGAGGTGTCGCTTCTGGACCGCGACAGCTATGTCGGGCTCGTCAGTGACTTTCTGGAGCGGCTCGACCCGCGCATCGTGGTGCAGCGGCTGACCGGAGACGGCAACAGGAAGGACCTGATCGCGCCGCTCTGGTCGCTCGCCAAGTTCGAGGTGCTGAACTGCATAGACCACGAACTGGAGCGGAGAAAGAGCAGGCAGGGCTCGCGCTTTTGCCAGGCTCGAAGCACTCCGGAAGAAAGCGGACCTCACGCCACCCCGCCGGGGGGTGGGTGA